The following coding sequences lie in one Halorussus halophilus genomic window:
- a CDS encoding CapA family protein: MADDVTLRAVGDIMTGFSLSWRYLTEPPETFAAHRLVHSDSCLVHPSLRSDLRNADLTIGNLEAVISDSFALPYDEPPPPIMSPPETADFLADSGFDVVHIDNNHILDHGEGLLAETKARLDEAGIEYVGSPLGREQPKTFSCNGHDVHVAGFNLCSGDESSDPEEILTTAEDIAARDGFSVLSIHWGSGFEHTLRPSPAQISLANDLASMGVDAVLGHHSHTFQPVELRHGTAVAYSLGNFVFDMWREANVESGVLEFGLASGSDPRVAVRTTRNDGATVEPYDVPRIRAQVPTDVDLVSPDEYDREAKAARTNHRREVLKAYASNTFQFPLRFHARTVKWWAHKVVRELRSSNPLDSTGQ, encoded by the coding sequence ATGGCAGACGACGTGACTCTCCGGGCGGTTGGTGATATCATGACTGGCTTCTCGCTGTCGTGGCGATATCTGACCGAACCACCCGAGACGTTCGCCGCGCACCGTCTCGTACACTCCGATAGCTGTCTCGTTCACCCGTCTCTCAGGTCTGACCTCCGGAACGCAGACCTGACGATTGGGAACCTCGAAGCGGTGATATCTGATTCGTTCGCACTCCCGTACGACGAACCGCCACCGCCGATTATGTCGCCACCGGAGACAGCGGACTTCTTGGCGGACAGCGGCTTCGACGTGGTCCACATCGACAACAACCACATCCTCGACCACGGCGAAGGGCTTCTCGCGGAGACGAAGGCACGACTGGACGAGGCCGGAATCGAGTACGTCGGGTCGCCACTTGGTCGCGAGCAACCCAAGACGTTCTCGTGTAACGGTCACGACGTTCACGTCGCGGGATTCAACCTCTGTTCCGGCGACGAGTCGAGCGACCCCGAGGAGATACTGACGACTGCCGAGGACATCGCCGCTCGTGACGGATTCTCAGTACTGTCGATACACTGGGGGTCCGGATTTGAGCATACGCTCCGGCCGTCGCCCGCCCAGATTTCGCTCGCAAACGACCTCGCGTCGATGGGTGTCGATGCGGTCCTCGGCCATCACTCACACACGTTCCAACCGGTGGAACTGCGCCACGGAACTGCCGTCGCGTACAGTCTCGGCAACTTCGTCTTCGACATGTGGCGCGAAGCGAACGTCGAGAGCGGCGTCCTTGAATTCGGTCTCGCTTCCGGGAGCGACCCGCGAGTAGCGGTTCGGACGACGAGAAACGATGGAGCGACCGTCGAACCCTACGACGTGCCTCGGATACGGGCGCAAGTTCCGACGGACGTAGACCTCGTCTCTCCCGACGAGTACGACAGAGAGGCGAAAGCGGCGAGGACGAATCACCGCCGAGAGGTCTTGAAAGCCTACGCGAGCAACACGTTCCAGTTCCCGCTTCGGTTCCATGCACGAACCGTCAAGTGGTGGGCGCACAAGGTCGTCCGAGAGCTTCGAAGTAGCAACCCGCTGGATTCGACGGGACAGTGA